The Astyanax mexicanus isolate ESR-SI-001 chromosome 18, AstMex3_surface, whole genome shotgun sequence DNA window TACAGATTTTTAAAGGCCATATACAGCCTTATATAATCTGTAACCAGCCTTATAGCTCCATAAGTAGTCTTATAGGCTCATAGCCAGCCTTATAGGGCCGATGTTCAGCTTTATAGAGCCTATATCCAGTCCTAAAGGCCCACATACAGCCTGAAATGGCAAATATCCAGCCTTTAAGGTACCATATCATTTTAAAGGACCAATATCCTGCTTTACAGCTCTTTAACTAGCCTGTAGCGTCCTTGATCAGTGTTAAAGTAACAAATCCAGCTTTATTTATCAGCCCTGTATCCTGCCTGAAAGCTCTATAACTAGCCTGAAATGTCTAGTATCCAGCCTGTATTTAGCCTTATCCAGTGGAACAGTGTTTTTTGGAAAGATGGGGTTCTATCTAATAATTTAAAGTGGAATAAATAGAAAATGATGTGAGTAggagatcatccaacatcctgatcctGAAATGTCTTTTCTGGACAATAGAGACTCtttcagaaacaataaatgagcaggtgtatATAGTTGTTACAGAAcatgtgtaaaatgtatttttctctttctctgtgtagcTGAAACGGGCCTGGTTTACCGCATTAACACAGTGGTGGAAAGTGAGGAGAAGAAAACACCACTGAGTCTGGTCTTCCAACTCTCTCCTGAATACCCACACACACCTCCAGACGTGAGCATTAGCTCCAACCAGCTCTCGAGGAAGCAGTGCCAGGAGCTGAGGGATGGGTTACTGAACAAAGCATGCAGTCTCCAGCCCAGGCCCATGGTCCACGAGCTGGTCCTGTGGCTCCAGCAGAACTTCTCTGACCTTCTGACAACATCAGCACCCAACACACTGAAGGCCCAGAGCACAGCAGATGGGTCAGCAGAGGGAATGTGGACAGCGCTGCTTCATTTAGATCACATGAGATCCAAAACTAAATACATCAGACTGATTGAAAAGTGGACGTCAGAGTTGGGACTGACTGGGAGACTCTTGATGGGGAAGGCTATTTTCATTCTGCTGCAGGGGGAGAGGAAGAGCATTAAGGTACAGTTCAGATTCACAGTGCAGCTGATGCTCATTTACACAGATTTTGATTTTCTCGGTCAGCTTTATGAGATAGCGTCACCTGGAATTTTCAGcttccagttaacagctgtgctgaactcatcaagagttaattacttgaatttcttctctcttaatgtgtttgagagcatcagttgtaaagtagtgaagaggtagagttacaggtatacagtgaatagtgaatatttgagcaaTGTTCGAATCCGTATCATGGTAagatactcaactaagtaaagaaaaaatactataaaaatgaaggtcagtcaatccgaaacatttcgacaactttgaaagtatccttaagtgctgtcataaataccatcaaaaacattatgatgaaactggctcttatcaggactgccccaggaaaggaagagcaagatttccctctattgcacaggataagttcatcagttaccagcttcagaaaccgcaagtttgtattttggtttgtttaacacttttaagttactacataattctttatgtgttcctttatagtctgaattacttcagtattcatttacatgtaagaaaaaaataataaatgaaaacattgaatgagaaggtgtgtccaagccTTTGAGTGGtgcatgtccaaatgtttttcattcctgaaatgcaggaatggatgtgcAGTCCCAGTCAAaaaattggacacaccttctcattcaatgtttttctttctttcttcttttttttttttttttccattttctacattgtaggttaatacaaaaaacatgcaaacaattaagggacacatatagaaatatgtagtaaacagtaaaaaagtgttagtcctccacattaatcccctgatctaaacctgatgaactaagatggtgatttgaggtgatttaattgggattagctggagcttcacagcgtgaaaaaaaaaaatatatagctattgttcagcacctccaggaactccttcaactCCTTCCAACACTGAGacaactattccaggtgactctccctcatgaagacactgagattaaaataccaagagtgtgcagatctgtctacaaagatacatgtgatacttataagaatctaaagtataaaacatattctcatttgtttaacactgtgttcatgtatggctttaatgtcttcaatattacatttacaatgtaaaaaatctaaaagaaagaaaacacattaaataatattaatattaaatgaaaGGATTATTGAGCAGATAAAACGTGTATCTCtggggttcatactgtctgcaaacaTATAAAAGTCAAAGGAAATGTAATGTTTTGTAGTGTTTTAGTTAACTCAGATTTTCTTAGCATTTTCCAATGTTTTCTTATGTGGCATTGTAATTTTttcttatttagttttttattttttagtaatatTAAAGACAATGTTTTTGCTCAACAGGAATATATCCACCTCCAGAGGACAGTAAAGGTTGATGTGGACTCATCAGGAAAACGGTGCAAAGAGAAGATGATGAGCGTTTTATGTGAAATTCCTCTTTCAGACGATTTTAAAAAGTAAGAGCTGCCAGTCCTCCATTTTTATATatccttacataaaaaaaactttaatcacTACATTGATATGTAGCCAGTTACTTCATATGTCTTTTTTATGTCTCTCTTTTCTCCCCACTCTTTTCCCTTTATTTCAGGATATCAACTTTTGAAGTTAGAGACCCTTTATCTTCGGAGGAACTTAAAAAGGAGTTTGAAGAAGTTGGATCTTTGAAGCTCCACCAAGAGTTTGTCTCCTCGTTACTGTAAATGTACTCAAACTTTATTTATTCGTCGTTGACTGATCAATCGGTTTCAGTTTGCAGGGAAGCGGTCATCAGGCGGAAGGCAGCATACAT harbors:
- the rwdd3 gene encoding RWD domain-containing protein 3, whose amino-acid sequence is MSEEVLDELAVLSAIYCGEEEFQVVGESAETGLVYRINTVVESEEKKTPLSLVFQLSPEYPHTPPDVSISSNQLSRKQCQELRDGLLNKACSLQPRPMVHELVLWLQQNFSDLLTTSAPNTLKAQSTADGSAEGMWTALLHLDHMRSKTKYIRLIEKWTSELGLTGRLLMGKAIFILLQGERKSIKEYIHLQRTVKVDVDSSGKRCKEKMMSVLCEIPLSDDFKKISTFEVRDPLSSEELKKEFEEVGSLKLHQEFVSSLL